In Flavobacterium hankyongi, the genomic window GGAAATTATATGAATGCCGAGATTGATATCCATAACAACGGTGCTTATATTGTGAAAAACGCTGCAATTGTTGACTTTGAAGGGAAGGAATATGTTTTTGTTAAAAAAACCAATGAAAGTTTTGTGATGACTCCAGTAACAATAGGAACCCGTACCAAAGAATTTTCGGAAGTAAAAAATGCCGATGCTTTTTTAGGAAAAGAAGTTGTTATTACTGATGCTTATACGCTGTTAATGATATTAAAAAACAAAGAAGAATAAAAGACTGATTTACCGTCTTTTATTCTTAATATAATGAATATCGTATACCTATAAAACTTCGTATGCCTTGATTAGGACCATAGACATACGATGGGTCAAAAGTTAATGCATACGGATTGTTTTGGGTTGGCACCACATTTCCATTGTTGTCATATACTACATCATTGTCAAATGGATCATTTGAACGTGCTATAATGAAAGGGGTTCCCTTATTTGGTGTCCAGTCCAATAGGTTTTTTATTCCAAGATAAATTTCGCAATTTTTAATTTTTGAAACGGTGAACTGAATATTTTGAATACTGTAGGTGGAAGAATAAGGCTTTCTCGGGTCTAAATCTCCTAATAATGGAAGCTTCATTGGGCCATACAAATTTCCTGTGTAGTCTATGGTCAGGAACCATTTTGGAATAGCGTAGGAAACAGACCATGTACCTGAGAATTTTTCGGTAAGTACCGGTCTTGTTTTTATTCCGTTTTCGTTTTTGAAAACGTCCATATAAGTCACTCCCAAGGAAGCTTTCCATTCATTGCCCATAATTAGGTCAAGATTGGAACTGAATCCTGATGATTTTGCGTAGCCGTCTAAGTTTTTGTAGATGATTTGGTTGGGATTGGTATCATAATCCGGGATGATGGAATTCGTGAAATACGTCATCCAAACGGCATTTTCCCAACTCATAAAACTGCCGTCTTTCAGATACCATTTTTTCAGTAAATTGATATTGGCATTGTAGGAACGTTCGGGTTTTAAATCTTCCAGTACTATCACATCGCGCGAACCGGTTAATGCCGCATGTTCTTCTGTGAACAGATTCACGACACGAAAACCTGTACCGGCATTAAGTCTTAAAATATTATTGTTGTTGATTTTCCATTTATACGCAAGACGAGGTGTGAAAATATTACCGTGATTGCTATTGTAATCGTATCGGGCACCCAATAATAAACTATGTTTTTCTGCCAAATGTATTTCATCCTGAACAAATAAACTTGGAATCCAGGTTTTATCTTCTTTTACAGTAGCTGTGGTATTATCATCATACAATTGATAGCGTATGGCCGTACCAAAAAGGAAATCATGATTTTTTAATCTTTTGTCCCATGTTAATTGTCCAAAACCTATATTCTGCTTGGCTAAATAAGGAGTGTTGCCATACACCGAGTTCTGATCGTGATTGGTGTATGAGAAAGAAAATAACATTTTTTCTTTCACAGGAAGTTCATAAGAACCTATAAATTCATAACGACTGGTATATATACTCTCGCCATAAACTTCACTTCCGCCACGATGTTTTTTTCGCCATTGCATTTCACCACCCCAACGGTCTTCGTAAAAATAACGTCCCGCTAAAGAAAATATTTTTTTACTTTTCCTGTTGAAATTCCATTTTTGAAATACCGAAATACGGTCTTGCAGGGTTACATCCGTGAAGTTATCATCGTTATTGTCAATTGGTTTGGAATAATTGAAATAATTTACGCCAGTTAGTACAGACGCAGTGTTTCCTAGATTGGCTTTTGCCCCTAAATCCAGATTGGCTTCTCCCCAGCCTGTCGAAAATCCATCAACAGAAAAAGTAGGTGCGTTTTTAGAATTTTTGGTGATGATATTGATTAGTCCGCCAACTGCTTCGCTGCCATACAATGAAGAAGCCGGTCCTTTGACCACTTCAATTCTTTCCAATAATGAATTGGGTATTCCCGAAAGCCCATACACTGTAGAGAGTCCGCTTACAATCGGCATTCCATCAATCAAAACCAGTGTATAAGGTCCTTCCAATCCGTTAATGTGAATATCGCCTGTGTTGCAAATATTACAATTTAACTGGGGACGTACGCCGTTTACATTTTGCAAAGCATCAAATATATTAACTGTTGGATTTTTTTTGAAAAATGTTGGTTTGAAAACTTCAACCGGCACGGCACTTTCCAGACGGCTCACCGGCTTTAAGGTACCAGTGATGACTATTTCATCCAGTTCGTTCTTTTTTTGTTTTTCGGGGATTAATTCAAAATTCAATGTGATTTCAGAAGTATCTTTTACTGAAATTCTCTTTTTCTGAGTTTGAAAACCTTCAAATACAACTGTTATTTCATGAGAACCATTAGCTATATTTTCAAATAGATAATTTCCGTCACTATCGGTTTTTGATTTGAGGGATTTATTCAGGGTTACTTCAACATTCTCAAAAGTAATTTCATCGGAAGAAATAGTTCCTTTGATTTTAGTCTGCCCGTTTAAAAAATTGCAAATAAAAACGACTGCAACAAGGATTAATTTTTTCACAATTGTAATTTTTATATGTTTAAATATATTTTTAGACAAAACTAAAAATTAAATTTTAGATAGCAAATATTTTAATTAAATTTGCCTTAATCAATTACTAAAGAAATGAGTAAGTCATTAGAAGAAGTTCACGAATCAGTATCGACACAAAATAAAACATCTATATTTAGAAAAATACTAGCTTTTTTTGGGCCTGCCTACTTAATAAGTGTTGGTTATATGGATCCGGGAAACTGGGCAACTGACCTTGCTGGAGGAAGCCAATTTGGTTATGCTTTAATTTGGGTTTTACTTATGAGTAACATCATGGCTTTGTTATTACAGAGCCTGAGTGCCCGACTTGGAATTGTGACACAACGCGATTTAGCCCAAGCCTCAAGAGAGACCTATTCTAAATTTGTAAACTACATTTTATATTTTTTAGCCGAAATTGCCATTGCAGCTTGCGATCTTGCTGAAGTTTTAGGTATGGCAATTGGGTTAAATTTATTATTTGATATTTCACTTATCAACGGCGTTTTGATTACCGTTTTGGACACCTTTCTGTTGCTATTCCTTATCAACAAAGGAATCCGAAAGATGGAAGCTTTCATTATCGCTTTAGTGGCCATCATTGGGTTTTCATTTATTTTCGAAATGATTTTTGCCCAACCAGAAGTAAGCAAAATAATTTCTGGACTAGTTCCTTCACTACCTAATGATACTGCTTTATATATTGCCATAGGAATTATTGGAGCTACTGTTATGCCACACAATTTATATTTACATTCCTCATTAGTCCAAACTAGAAAATTTGATAGAAGCAAAAGTGGAATCAAGCAAGCGTTGAAATACAATTTTATAGATTCGACAATTGCTTTAAATCTAGCCTTTTTTGTGAATGCCGCTATTTTGATTTTGGCTGCAGCCACATTTCATAAAAACGGTTATTTTGAAGTAGCCGAAATACAAGATGCCCATCAATTGTTGGCTCCATTATTAGGCACAAAATGGGCTCCAATACTATTTGCTGTAGCTTTAATTGCAGCAGGACAAAGCTCTACAATAACTGGTACACTAGCAGGACAAATCATCATGGAAGGTTATTTGAATTTAAGAATCCAACCTTGGATAAGAAGAATCCTTACTCGTTTAATCGCAATTGTACCCGCAGTTATTGTTATTTCAATTTTTGGAGAACAAGTAACAGGAAAGCTGCTTATTTTTAGTCAAGTCGTTTTGAGCTTACAATTAGGTTTTGCAATTATTCCTTTAATCCATTTTGTGAGTGACAAAACCAAAATGAAAGGATTTCACATCTCAAAGCCTACACAAATTGCAGCTTGGGTTATCGCTTTAATAATAGTATCGTTAAATGCAAAACTGGTGTATTCTGAAATTGTAGGTTTATTAGAATCTTCAGAAAATCCAACTTTACTTTGGTTTACTGTCGTACCTATGGCTGTTGGTTTTTTGATATTACTTTTATATATCGTATTCAAACCTTTTATTTCAAAAGTGAAAACAGATATCCTGAATCATTCCCCACATAATTTAAAACTAAAATTTGCGACATCAGAAGCACATTCTAAAAAAAACATTGCTATTTTGGTTGACTTTTCAAATGCAGATGAAATTGCAATAAATCACGCTTTTGAATTGGGTGGAAAAGATGCAAGCTACACACTTATTCACGTTGTAGAAACTGTTGGTGCTATGATATATGGGGATAATATCGAAGATTGTGAAACCACAATTGATGAGAAACTATTAAAAGAATATGAGCAAATTCTATCAGATAAAGGATTTAAAGTAATGAGTATTTTAGGTTTTGGAAAACCAGGAAAATCAATTCCTAAAATTATAAATGAAGGCACATACGACATATTAGTAATGGGTACGCACGGTCATACTGGGTTAAAAGATTTGCTTTTTGGCACTACTGTTGATAAATTGCGCCACCAAATTTCGGTTCCATTATTTATAGTAAAAAACTAAACCATGACTTTTTCTGAAGAAAATTATTTAAAGACAATATACCATCTAACCAATTTATTAGATTCGGAAATAAGTACTAATGCTATTGCCGAAAAGATGGAAACCAAAGCATCTTCAGTAACAGATATGCTTAAAAAACTGGCCGAAAAAAACTTAGTTAACTATAAAAAGTACCAAGGTGTTTCACTAACCGATAAAGGTTTACACTCTGCAAAAATGATTGTACGCAAACATCGCTTATGGGAAGTTTTCTTAGTAGATAAATTAGATTTTCCTTGGGACGAAGTTCATGACATTGCTGAGCAACTAGAACACATCAAATCTGAAAAATTAATCAATAAGCTTGATGAATTTTTAAATTTTCCTACAGAAGATCCTCACGGTGATCCTATTCCTAACGCTGAAGGGATGATTGTTAAAGTTGAGAAACAGTTGCTTTCGGAACTAACTGAAAAACAAACAGGAGTTTGCGTAGGAGTTAAAGATACTTCTTCCGAATTTCTTCAATATCTTGATAAACAAGAAATCGCATTGGGATCGAAAATCGAAGTTGTTTCTAAGGAAAGCTTCGATTTATCATTAAAAATTAAAGTCGATAATAAAGAATTAATGATTTCGAACAAAATTGCCGCCAATCTTTTTGTCAAAAAAGTGTAACTTGTGGAATAATTTTTGATTTCATTTTGAAAAGCTCTTTATGAAAAAACATTTTATATTATCGATTCTTGCCTTATCACTCATTGGGTGTGCAACTGCACAAAACGATGGAACAATCAACCAAAAACTTGATTCAAAATCTGATAAAGAAATTGTATTAGTAAAAGTTATTGATGATTCTAGATGTCCCGAAGGTGTTCAATGCATTTGGGCAGGAGAAGTAACTATTGAACTAGCTGCTTATGAGAATGGAAAAGTTGTCGAACAAGTGCAATTTACATATAATACAAAATCAGAAAGAGAAATTGTTTCTTGGTTTACAAAACATTTACCATCTCAAAAAATTCAGTTAAAAGGAATTAGCGTTTTACCTTATCCAAAAGATGGTGTTCCTAGAAAATTAGAAGATTATTTTATAAAGCTAAATTATTAACTGCAACCGCAATCGTTACCACAGTTTTTACCATTCTTCTTTTTGAAAAAGAATTTCTTTACCAAAAAAACTATGGCAACAATTAAAATTCCAAATGCTATAATTTGCTGTATCATTTTAAAATCTGGTAAGCAATTAGACAAACTACATAAGCGAAACCACTCATAAATACCAATTGTACCATAGGCCATTTCCAAGTATTGGTTTCTTTTTTAGTAATAGCCAAAGTAGAAATACACTGCATCGCAAACGCATAAAAAAGTAGTAAAGAAACACCAGTAGCAAAATTAAAAATTTTAGCTCCAGTAATCGGATGAACTTCTGCAGCCATTTTATTTTTTATAGTTGTTTCTTCATCTGAATGACTTCCTACGCTGTAAATAGTTGCTAATGTTCCCACAAAAACCTCACGAGCTGCAAAAGAACTCACAACAGCAATACCAATTTTCCAATCATAACCTAAAGGTTTAATAACAGGTTCAATTGTTTTACCCAACATTCCGATATATGAATTTTCTAATTTGTATGAAGCAACAAGATCTTCTTTTTCGCCAGAGATGGTTTTACTTTTCAATTGTTGTTCAACAATTTGATCTGCATTATGAAAAGTTTTATCTGGACCGTGTGAACCTAAAAACCACAAGATAACAGACAAAGCCAAAATAATTTTCCCTGCTCCAAATACAAATGATTTTGTTTTTTCGACAACATTAATTGCCACGTTTTTAAACATTGGCACTTTATAACTAGGCATTTCAACTACAAAGTAACTATTAGAGTTTATCTTTAAAATTTTATTTAGAATATACGCTGAAAAAATAGCCATTCCAAAGCCTAACATATACAAGGTCATCAAGGTTAATCCTTGCATATTGAATACTCCAAACAAACGTTTGTCAGGAATAATAAGTGAAATCAAAATAGCATATACGGGCAAACGAGCTGAACAAGTTGTAAAAGGAGTTACTAAAATAGTAATAAGTCTTTCTTTCCAGTTTTCAATATTTCGAGCTGCCATAATAGCTGGAATTGCACAAGCTGTTCCTGAAATAAGTGGTACAACGCTTTTTCCGCTTAATCCAAAACGGCGCATTACTTTATCCATTAAAAAAACAACACGACTCATATAACCGCTTTCTTCCAAAACTGAAATAAATAGAAATAAAAAAGCAATTTGAGGAATAAATATCACAATTCCTCCTAATCCAGGAATAATACCTTCGGCAATTAAATCGGTCAAGATACCTGGCGGTAAATGAGATTTTGCAAACGAACTAAAAGTTGCAAAACTTCCGTCGATAAAATCCATTGGGACGCTCGACCAATCAAAAATAGACTGGAAGATTAGCATTAAAATTCCGAAGAAAATTAAATATCCATACACTTTATGCATAAGTATACGATCCAGTCTACTTCTTAAATCTTTTGCTGAATTAATATCAACTGTCTGTCCTACTTTTAGCACTTCATTGATAAACTGATAGCGCTTAATAGTTTCTTTATGTTGTAATCTTTTTAAATCTTCTTTTGACTTGGTGAAAGATGGATTAGGTAATTCCTTTCTATCCAAATCTACAAAGTTTACATCTTGAGTAATTACCAACCAAAGTTTGTACAACAACTGATTTGGAAAAGCTTTACGAAGATTATCAAAATAAATAGGATCAATTTCAGAAGCGTTTAAACACGGATCTGTAGGGATGTTTTTATATTTGATTATGAGATTTTTTAACTCATCAATACCTTCATTTTTTCTAGAACTTATTAAAGCAACCTTGGTTTTTAGCATTTTTTCCAAATACGGAATGTCTAAAGTGATTCCTTTATAAGACATTCTATCGGCCATGTTAATCACTAAAATCGTGGGAATTTCTAAATCTTTAATTTGAGTAAAAAGAAGTAAATTTCTTTTAAGATTTTCAACTTCTGTAACTACAATTGCTACATCAGGATAATCTTTATCATTTTTATTAAGAAGCAACTCAATTACAACATTTTCATCAAGAGAACTTGCATTTAAACTGTATGTTCCAGGTAAATCGAGAATAGTTGCTTTAAGATTAGAGGCCAACTTACAGATCCCAACTTTCTTTTCAACAGTAATACCAGGATAATTCCCTACTTGTTGATTCAATCCAGTTAACTGATTAAATACAGATGTTTTCCCTACATTCGGGTTTCCAATAAGTGCTATGTTAATATTCCCAACCTTCATTATTTTGTTTTGTTAGGAATTTGAACTTTAATTGCTTGTGCTGTTTCTAATCGGATGGCTAAATACGAATCATTAACATTCAAATATAAAGGATCCCCAAAAGGAGCAACCTGCAGTATTTGCACTTCATTTCCAGGTAAACAACCCATTTCCAGTAATTTTAAAGGGACCAATTCAATATCAAAATCTTGAATAATTCCTTTTTGTCCTATTTGCAATTGTGCTAAGTTAATATCCACTTATTTAGATTCAGTTTACATTGCAAAAGTACTAATTAAAATCATTCTAAATATGATAAAAATCACAAGGCAGTAATTATTCTTTTTCAGACAAGTAGTTTATATCTTCTAAGAGCTTTTCGACTTCTTCTCGTTTTGTACCATCATAGAAACCTCTAACTCTTCTTTTTTTATCAATCAACACAAAGTTTTCGGTATGAACCATATCATACATTTCTTCGGGCTTACCTGTTTTTACGGCTAAATATGACTTGCGTGCTATGTAATAAATCTCTTTTTTGTCTCCTGTTACCAAGTTCCATTTTGCGTCAATAACACCTTTTCGTTCTGCATAGGCTTTTAAAACTGGTACACTGTCAATATCTGGTGTTACAGAATGCGAAATCAACATAACTTCAGGATTCTCTTTAATTTTATCTTGCAACCAAACCATATTATCAGCCATAATAGGACAAATGGATGGGCAGGTAGTGAAGAAGAAATCGGCTACATAAATCTTTCCTTCGTAATCTTTTTGCGTAATTATTTTCCCGTTTTGATTCGTAAAAGAAAAATCTGAAATAAAATGCTCATTGGCCACGTGTTGAATAGTAGTATCCACCAACTCTGGATTTACCATCGAAGGGGTATAAATAGGAAGTGATTTAACTGGCTTTAAAACAAAATAAAAAAGTGTTATAATAACTACCGATAAAATGGATAGAACAATAAATAATGTTTTGAATCTCTTAAAGAAATCAATCATAATCAATTTTTGCGGCAAAGTTACAACTTGAAACAATAACAACTTCAGAAGTTATCATTACAAAATGTTAAAAATTAAAACAACTTTACATAATTCAATACATTTGAAAATTGTAACATTTTTCAAAAACCACCTACTTATTTAGAAATTTAACCAAAAAATATGAAAAAAAATGTATCCTTAAGTGCTGTAGTTTTATTCAGCTTGGCTGTTTCGAATGGATTTGCACAACAAAAACCAGGGATTAATCTAAATTACATGGATAAATCTGTTAAACCTGGTGATGATTTCTTCCGTTTCGTAAATGGAGCATGGTTTGATAAAACTGAAATCCCTGGAGACAAAACTCGTTGGGGAAGTTTTGATGAACTACGTCAAAATACAGATAAAGATGCTTTAGCAATTTTGAAAGAAGCTGCTGCTAACAAAAACCTTGATCCAAAATCTGATCAAGCAAAAGCAGTAAATGTGTATAGAACTTATATGGATACCATTTCAAGAAACAAATTAGGTATCAAGCCGTTAAAACCCTATTTAGCTAAAATTGACGCTATTAAATCTATTGATGATGTTAATAAGCTTTTGATTGAAATGGAACCTCAAGGAGGTTTAGGTTTCTATGGAGCTGGTGTTGGGCCAGACGCAAAAAACAGTAACCGTAATGTGGTTTATATAGGATTAGGGTCTTTAGGATTACCAGATCGTGATTATTATGTTTCTGATGATAAAGATTCTAAAGAAAAAAGAGAAAAATATGTACTTCATGTAGCGAGAATGTTACAATTTTTAGGGATTAAGCCTACAGATGCAAAACTTCAAGCAGAAAAAGTACTAGCTCTTGAAATTGAGATGGCTCGACCAAGATTAGACAGAGTTGAACGTCGTGACCGTAGAAAAACTTACAACCCAATGACAGTTGCAGATTTACAAAAACTAACCCCATCTGTTAACTGGGATACTTATTTACAAGGTGTTGGCATTGGTAAATTAGATTCACTTATCGTTTCTCAACCTAAATACATGACAGCTTTAGATGGTATATTTAAAGCAAACAAAGTTGATGATTGGAAAGCATACCTTCGTTGGACATTAATAAATAAAACAACAGGATATTTAACTACAGATATTGAAACTGCCAACTGGGAGTTTTACAGCAAAACGCTACAAGGAGCTTTAAAACAACGTCCTAGAGAAGAAAGAGCGCTGCAAGTGGTTAACGGAACCGTAGGTGAAGCTTTAGGTAAATTATATGTAGAGAAAAAATTCCCTGCTGAAGCAAAAGCAAAAGCAAAAGCAATGATCGACAACGTGTTTTTAGCATTTGAAAACCGTATCAACAATTTACCATGGATGACTCCAGATACTAGAAAAGGAGCAATTGAAAAATTAAGAAAATCAACTGTAAAAATTGGTTATCCTGATAAATGGAAGGACTATTCTAAATTAGAAATTGTTGCTAAAGAAAATGGTGGTGATTATTTCACAAATATGAAAAACCTTTCTCGTTGGGCCTATGCAGAAAACTTAGCTGATTTACAAAAACCTGTAGACAAAACACGTTGGGGAATGTCTCCACAGACTGTAAATGCATATTATAATCCGTCGTATAACGAAATTGTATTCCCTGCAGCAATTTTACAACCACCTTTTTATGATTACAAAGCTGATGAAGCTGTAAATTATGGTGGAATAGGAGCGGTTATTGGTCACGAAATTTCACATGGTTTTGACGATTCAGGTTCTCGTTATAATGCAGATGGAAACTTAGTAAACTGGTGGACAGATGCCGATTTAAAACAATTCACAGGTTTAGGAGAAGCTTTTGCTGCTCAATACAGTGCTTTACAACCATTACCTGGCATTTTTGTGGATGGTAAATTTACTTTAGGAGAAAATATTGGAGATTTAGGTGGTGTAAATGCAGCCTATGATGGTTTACAATTGTTCTTAAAGAAAAATGGCAGACCAGAAAACATTGACGGTTTCACACCCGAGCAACGTTTCTTCATTTCATGGGGAACAATTTGGCGTTCTAAAATGAGAGATGAAGCGATTAAAAATCAAGTAAAAACTGACCCTCACTCACCGGGAATGTACCGTGCTTATGTACCGTTACAAAATGTGGAATCTTTTTACCAAGCTTTTGATATTAAAGAAGGCGACAAACTATATGTAAAACCTGAAAACAGAGTTAAAATTTGGTAATCATAAATATTTAGAATAAAAAAAGCCCTCGAAATGTGAGGGCTTTTTTATATGACTTATTTTTTACTTTAATAAATATTCTTCCATGTATCTAATAACAGCTAAACGTTGAAAATCTACATTAGCTTTTTTACGGAAACCATGTCCTTCATCTTTTGCTTCCAAATACCAAACCTGATTTCCTTGTGCCTTTAGTTTGTCTCGCATTTGAGTAGCTTCAGTCACAGGAACACGTGGATCGTTTGTCCCTTGAATAATAAACATTGGCTTTTTAATTTTATCAGTATTATTTAATGGAGAAATTTTATCCAAGAAAGCATACATTTTTGGATCTCGCTCATCACCATACTCAACACGACGCAAGTCACGACGATACTCTTCAGTATTTTTTAAGAAAGTATTAAAGTTAGAAATTCCAACCACATCTACACTACAACGAATTCTATCAGCATAATGAAAAGCAGTCGCCAGTGTCATGTAGCCTCCATAACTTCCTCCCATAATCATAATGCGGTCTTTATCTAATTCGGGTTGTTGAGCAATCCAATCTAATAAAGCTCCAATATCTTTTACAGAATCTTCACGTAAAAATCCGTTATCTTTTGCCAAATATGTTTTCCCAAATCCAGAAGATCCACGAACGTTAGGATAAATTAAAGCAACACCCATTTCGCTAGTATAATAATTACTTGAACCTAAAAATGAAGCTAGTGATTGCCCTTCGGGGCCGCCATGAATGTTAATCATTACAGGTCTTTTCCCTGAAAATTTAGCAGCAGCTGGATAATAAAATCCAGAAACATTTAATCCATCAAAACTTTTCCATTCGATAAATTTAGGTTTAGACATATCTTCTTTTTGCATTTCTCCCAATTCACTCTCTGTCCAACGCGTAATCTTATTGGTTTTCATATTCAGTTTATAAACATCTGAAGAAGAATCAGGAGTAGATTGACTAAAGAAAATATTTTGACCATCTTTAGTAAATTTTGCTCCACCTAATAAACCAATAGGCAAATTTGGAACAACTTTGAATTGCTTTGTAGTAGTATCCATCAAGTACATTTTATTCAAACCTCCTTCATTAGTTGAAAATACCATTTTCGATTTGTCTTCATTCAAATCATATCCTTCAACATTCCAAGGAATATCTGATGTTATATAAGTGATTTTTTTAGTTTGTAAATTAAATGTTGCCAAACGTTGAAACTCATTTTCTCTATCGGTTGTAAACAAAATTTCATTTGGATTTTTAGAGAAACTAGCATCGCTTTGAACAATACTTTTATCGTTTCGGTTTGTAACTTCTGTCAACTTACCTGTTGTAGTATCTAACAACCAAATGTGCGATTCATTAGCCGAAATATATTCTCCTACTAATAGTTTTTTACCATCTTCTGAAATATCCGAAATACCCCAACCACCACCTTTTACTTCTAAAACAAGTTTTGCAGAAGTAGGATCATTAGGATTCATAAAATAGATATCTCTGTCACCACCATTTCTTTTGGTTGACGAAAAATAAAACCCCGAACCATCTTTTTTCCAGGTAACACCACCATTTTGGGAACGACCTCCATCAGTAATTAAAGTTGATTGCAATGTTTTTAAGTCTAATTTATATAATTGACCGAATTCATTTCCGCCTGCATCACGAGAATAAATTACATACTCTCCTTTTGTTGGTTCAAATGATGCTCCTGCAACAGGTTCATCAAAAAACGTAATTTGTTTTCTGTCTCCTAAAGCCTGAACTACTTTGTGCAATTGGTTAGTAGAACCAAATCGGGTTGAAATAATAATTTCATCTTTTGTTGGATGAACAGCGACTAAACCTGCACCTCTTGATTCAGCATATTTTTTTACTTTTTGAGCCAATTCTTTAGAAATGGGCGCAATGTTTTCTGCTATGAGGTTTTCGTTAGGTAAAACCAAATTTTTCTTGTCTTGCGCA contains:
- a CDS encoding TonB-dependent receptor, with protein sequence MKKLILVAVVFICNFLNGQTKIKGTISSDEITFENVEVTLNKSLKSKTDSDGNYLFENIANGSHEITVVFEGFQTQKKRISVKDTSEITLNFELIPEKQKKNELDEIVITGTLKPVSRLESAVPVEVFKPTFFKKNPTVNIFDALQNVNGVRPQLNCNICNTGDIHINGLEGPYTLVLIDGMPIVSGLSTVYGLSGIPNSLLERIEVVKGPASSLYGSEAVGGLINIITKNSKNAPTFSVDGFSTGWGEANLDLGAKANLGNTASVLTGVNYFNYSKPIDNNDDNFTDVTLQDRISVFQKWNFNRKSKKIFSLAGRYFYEDRWGGEMQWRKKHRGGSEVYGESIYTSRYEFIGSYELPVKEKMLFSFSYTNHDQNSVYGNTPYLAKQNIGFGQLTWDKRLKNHDFLFGTAIRYQLYDDNTTATVKEDKTWIPSLFVQDEIHLAEKHSLLLGARYDYNSNHGNIFTPRLAYKWKINNNNILRLNAGTGFRVVNLFTEEHAALTGSRDVIVLEDLKPERSYNANINLLKKWYLKDGSFMSWENAVWMTYFTNSIIPDYDTNPNQIIYKNLDGYAKSSGFSSNLDLIMGNEWKASLGVTYMDVFKNENGIKTRPVLTEKFSGTWSVSYAIPKWFLTIDYTGNLYGPMKLPLLGDLDPRKPYSSTYSIQNIQFTVSKIKNCEIYLGIKNLLDWTPNKGTPFIIARSNDPFDNDVVYDNNGNVVPTQNNPYALTFDPSYVYGPNQGIRSFIGIRYSLY
- a CDS encoding FeoA family protein → MDINLAQLQIGQKGIIQDFDIELVPLKLLEMGCLPGNEVQILQVAPFGDPLYLNVNDSYLAIRLETAQAIKVQIPNKTK
- a CDS encoding Nramp family divalent metal transporter — protein: MSKSLEEVHESVSTQNKTSIFRKILAFFGPAYLISVGYMDPGNWATDLAGGSQFGYALIWVLLMSNIMALLLQSLSARLGIVTQRDLAQASRETYSKFVNYILYFLAEIAIAACDLAEVLGMAIGLNLLFDISLINGVLITVLDTFLLLFLINKGIRKMEAFIIALVAIIGFSFIFEMIFAQPEVSKIISGLVPSLPNDTALYIAIGIIGATVMPHNLYLHSSLVQTRKFDRSKSGIKQALKYNFIDSTIALNLAFFVNAAILILAAATFHKNGYFEVAEIQDAHQLLAPLLGTKWAPILFAVALIAAGQSSTITGTLAGQIIMEGYLNLRIQPWIRRILTRLIAIVPAVIVISIFGEQVTGKLLIFSQVVLSLQLGFAIIPLIHFVSDKTKMKGFHISKPTQIAAWVIALIIVSLNAKLVYSEIVGLLESSENPTLLWFTVVPMAVGFLILLLYIVFKPFISKVKTDILNHSPHNLKLKFATSEAHSKKNIAILVDFSNADEIAINHAFELGGKDASYTLIHVVETVGAMIYGDNIEDCETTIDEKLLKEYEQILSDKGFKVMSILGFGKPGKSIPKIINEGTYDILVMGTHGHTGLKDLLFGTTVDKLRHQISVPLFIVKN
- a CDS encoding FeoB-associated Cys-rich membrane protein, encoding MAYGTIGIYEWFRLCSLSNCLPDFKMIQQIIAFGILIVAIVFLVKKFFFKKKNGKNCGNDCGCS
- a CDS encoding SCO family protein; translated protein: MIDFFKRFKTLFIVLSILSVVIITLFYFVLKPVKSLPIYTPSMVNPELVDTTIQHVANEHFISDFSFTNQNGKIITQKDYEGKIYVADFFFTTCPSICPIMADNMVWLQDKIKENPEVMLISHSVTPDIDSVPVLKAYAERKGVIDAKWNLVTGDKKEIYYIARKSYLAVKTGKPEEMYDMVHTENFVLIDKKRRVRGFYDGTKREEVEKLLEDINYLSEKE
- the feoB gene encoding ferrous iron transport protein B, which translates into the protein MKVGNINIALIGNPNVGKTSVFNQLTGLNQQVGNYPGITVEKKVGICKLASNLKATILDLPGTYSLNASSLDENVVIELLLNKNDKDYPDVAIVVTEVENLKRNLLLFTQIKDLEIPTILVINMADRMSYKGITLDIPYLEKMLKTKVALISSRKNEGIDELKNLIIKYKNIPTDPCLNASEIDPIYFDNLRKAFPNQLLYKLWLVITQDVNFVDLDRKELPNPSFTKSKEDLKRLQHKETIKRYQFINEVLKVGQTVDINSAKDLRSRLDRILMHKVYGYLIFFGILMLIFQSIFDWSSVPMDFIDGSFATFSSFAKSHLPPGILTDLIAEGIIPGLGGIVIFIPQIAFLFLFISVLEESGYMSRVVFLMDKVMRRFGLSGKSVVPLISGTACAIPAIMAARNIENWKERLITILVTPFTTCSARLPVYAILISLIIPDKRLFGVFNMQGLTLMTLYMLGFGMAIFSAYILNKILKINSNSYFVVEMPSYKVPMFKNVAINVVEKTKSFVFGAGKIILALSVILWFLGSHGPDKTFHNADQIVEQQLKSKTISGEKEDLVASYKLENSYIGMLGKTIEPVIKPLGYDWKIGIAVVSSFAAREVFVGTLATIYSVGSHSDEETTIKNKMAAEVHPITGAKIFNFATGVSLLLFYAFAMQCISTLAITKKETNTWKWPMVQLVFMSGFAYVVCLIAYQILK
- a CDS encoding metal-dependent transcriptional regulator, producing the protein MTFSEENYLKTIYHLTNLLDSEISTNAIAEKMETKASSVTDMLKKLAEKNLVNYKKYQGVSLTDKGLHSAKMIVRKHRLWEVFLVDKLDFPWDEVHDIAEQLEHIKSEKLINKLDEFLNFPTEDPHGDPIPNAEGMIVKVEKQLLSELTEKQTGVCVGVKDTSSEFLQYLDKQEIALGSKIEVVSKESFDLSLKIKVDNKELMISNKIAANLFVKKV